One Mustelus asterias chromosome 10, sMusAst1.hap1.1, whole genome shotgun sequence DNA window includes the following coding sequences:
- the dph3 gene encoding diphthamide biosynthesis protein 3: MSVFHDEVEIEDFEYDEETESYYYPCPCGDKFIISKEDLENGEEVATCPSCSLIIKVIYDKDQFMSGEVVEMVTTDKLEKMKC; this comes from the exons ATGTCCGTGTTTCACGACGAGGTGGAAATCGAGGATTTCGAGTATGATGAGGAGACGGAGAGTTATTATtacccgtgtccgtgtggggacAAATTTATCATCAGCAAG GAAGATCTGGAAAATGGGGAAGAAGTTGCAACATGTCCAAGTTGTTCTTTGATAATCAAAGTCATTTATGATAAA GATCAGTTCATGTCTGGAGAAGTGGTGGAAATGGTGACGACAGATAAACTGGAAAAAATGAAATGCTAA